Proteins found in one Thermaerobacter subterraneus DSM 13965 genomic segment:
- a CDS encoding methylated-DNA--[protein]-cysteine S-methyltransferase: MGKNGSQASRPAAEGDLRYTVVSTPVGLARVVWSPRGLRALELEEPGRPARGGGRTGGPVQEPSPAGQPAPGPAGGRPCGAARPVPRTDSARGRWAAGARRDDSRRPYWQALLDAWFAGKPVPVTLDLEGAGLSTFTRKVLEEVHRIPRGQVRTYGEIARAVGRPGAARAVGNAVAANPIALLVPCHRVVGAGGRLGQYSGGGPAVKERLLRLEGAWPPEGTPGAGRPPRGEAGHLAGRGEGPREGTGAGGASLLQAPVPAGGRSAG, encoded by the coding sequence ATGGGCAAGAACGGCAGCCAGGCATCCCGTCCCGCGGCAGAAGGCGACTTGCGGTATACGGTGGTTTCCACCCCCGTGGGCCTTGCCCGGGTGGTCTGGTCCCCGCGGGGCTTGCGGGCCCTGGAGCTGGAGGAACCCGGCCGCCCGGCCCGCGGCGGCGGCCGTACCGGCGGGCCCGTCCAGGAACCCTCCCCGGCCGGGCAACCGGCGCCCGGACCGGCCGGTGGCAGGCCCTGCGGGGCGGCCAGGCCCGTTCCGCGCACCGATTCGGCGCGAGGCCGGTGGGCGGCCGGTGCCCGGCGGGACGACAGCCGCCGTCCCTACTGGCAAGCCTTGCTGGATGCGTGGTTTGCCGGCAAGCCCGTCCCGGTGACCCTCGATCTGGAGGGCGCGGGACTTTCTACCTTCACCCGGAAGGTCCTGGAGGAGGTGCACCGAATTCCCCGGGGGCAGGTCCGTACCTACGGCGAGATCGCCCGGGCCGTGGGGCGCCCCGGCGCCGCGCGGGCCGTGGGCAACGCCGTGGCCGCCAACCCCATCGCCCTGCTCGTCCCGTGTCACCGGGTGGTGGGCGCTGGGGGCCGGCTGGGGCAGTACTCGGGCGGAGGGCCTGCCGTGAAGGAACGCCTTCTGCGCCTGGAGGGTGCCTGGCCCCCGGAAGGCACCCCGGGGGCAGGGCGCCCGCCCCGGGGAGAGGCCGGTCACCTGGCGGGACGGGGAGAGGGGCCCCGTGAGGGGACGGGCGCCGGAGGGGCGAGCCTCCTGCAGGCCCCCGTCCCCGCCGGCGGGAGGAGCGCCGGGTGA
- a CDS encoding TIGR00725 family protein, with the protein MDHPVEYRQDDLPAHLGGMPPAQPPLRVAVIGDSGAIPADLHRAAVEAGAALARLGAVVLSGGRDGVMAAVSRGAWEAGGLTVGILPGDDPREGNAWLAVPLTTGLGMEWRSLVLVHSADAVLMMGGGNGTLGELSASYLNGRPVVVLAGTGGWSDRIRTVLTDGRFLDHRRTIPLEFAATPEEAARRAVQLARRFRQRYFPGPARWRGLGEAGGGAGDVVAPA; encoded by the coding sequence GTGGATCACCCTGTGGAGTACCGGCAGGACGACCTGCCCGCCCACCTTGGAGGCATGCCCCCCGCCCAGCCACCGCTGCGGGTGGCGGTGATCGGCGATTCGGGCGCCATCCCGGCGGACCTCCACCGGGCGGCGGTGGAGGCGGGGGCCGCCCTGGCCCGCCTGGGGGCGGTGGTGCTGAGCGGAGGGCGCGACGGGGTGATGGCCGCCGTGTCCCGGGGCGCCTGGGAAGCCGGGGGCCTGACGGTGGGCATCCTGCCGGGTGACGACCCCCGGGAGGGGAACGCCTGGCTGGCCGTTCCCCTGACCACGGGGCTCGGCATGGAGTGGCGGAGCCTGGTGCTGGTCCACAGCGCCGACGCCGTCCTCATGATGGGCGGCGGCAACGGCACCCTGGGCGAGCTGTCCGCTTCCTATCTTAACGGGCGTCCCGTGGTGGTCCTGGCCGGGACCGGCGGCTGGTCCGACCGGATCCGGACGGTGCTCACCGACGGCCGGTTCCTCGACCACCGCCGCACCATCCCGCTGGAGTTCGCCGCCACGCCGGAAGAGGCGGCCCGGCGCGCCGTGCAGCTGGCACGCCGGTTCCGCCAGCGGTACTTCCCCGGACCGGCCCGGTGGCGCGGCCTGGGCGAGGCCGGCGGCGGAGCGGGCGACGTGGTGGCGCCGGCCTGA
- a CDS encoding ABC transporter ATP-binding protein, translating to MEDYREDEHLGKIYDGRLMRRLLGYARPHLGWILVSIGLLLLVTAADLAGPLLIRTAIDHHLRAADRPRIALAPAALEQLPEGLQREAVAFEGRFFLREDRLPDGFLGPAQRAAGRYQVLEAQGGQHYLVQVGDEPVTAPPARLQVAEAGGQTVILAPAGAGDGPGAAPRALPARLLSRTELHQFRQPERAAVARIAGLYLALAATAFLLAYTQGYLLHRTAQRIVAEIRRQVFGHLQRMHLGYFDRNPVGRLVTRVTNDVETLNEMYTSVVVNLFRDLFVLLGIAGIMLAYNARLALTAFAVLPLVVVAAAVFRTQARAAYRQVRVRLARINAFLSENISGMRIIQVFRREREQFAEFDQINRSYFQATMRQVTIFAVFRPVIDFLSSLALALVVAYGGAQVLGRQLELGVLVAFIQYVQRFFRPITELAEKFNILQSAMASAERIFGVLDTPPAVVDPARPRVPARVRGAVEFDHVWFAYRDEEWVLQDVSFRVEPGETVAFVGHTGAGKTSILSLMARFYDVQRGAVRVDGIDVREWPQEELRRHIAVVQQDVFLFTGTIRDNIRLWNPAISDAAVERAARLTRADEFIRRLPRGYDEPVTERGSTLSAGQRQLLAFARALAYDPTILVLDEATANIDTETEQLIQEALRQLTRGRTTLIVAHRLSTIQHADRIIVLHRGRIREVGTHRELLARGGLYHRLWLLQHGEQEELAAGAEGRARRDA from the coding sequence ATGGAGGACTACCGGGAAGACGAGCATCTCGGCAAGATCTACGACGGTCGCCTGATGCGGCGCCTGCTGGGTTATGCGCGGCCGCACCTGGGGTGGATCCTGGTCAGCATCGGCCTGCTCCTTCTGGTGACGGCCGCCGACCTGGCGGGTCCGTTGCTCATCCGTACGGCCATCGACCACCACCTGCGGGCGGCCGACCGGCCGCGCATCGCCCTGGCCCCCGCGGCCCTGGAGCAGCTGCCCGAGGGCCTGCAGCGCGAGGCCGTGGCCTTCGAGGGCCGGTTCTTCCTGCGGGAAGACCGCCTGCCGGACGGCTTCCTGGGCCCCGCCCAGCGCGCCGCCGGCCGATACCAGGTCCTGGAGGCCCAGGGCGGCCAGCACTACCTGGTCCAGGTCGGGGACGAACCGGTCACCGCACCGCCCGCCCGCCTCCAGGTAGCGGAGGCCGGCGGCCAGACGGTGATCCTCGCCCCCGCGGGGGCGGGAGACGGTCCAGGCGCGGCGCCCCGGGCCCTGCCGGCGCGGCTGCTCAGCCGGACGGAGCTGCACCAGTTCCGCCAGCCCGAACGGGCCGCCGTGGCCCGCATCGCCGGGCTCTACCTGGCGCTGGCGGCCACGGCCTTCCTGCTGGCCTACACCCAGGGCTACCTGCTGCACCGGACGGCCCAGCGGATCGTGGCCGAGATCCGCCGCCAGGTCTTCGGCCACCTGCAGCGGATGCACCTGGGCTACTTCGACCGCAACCCCGTGGGGCGGCTCGTCACCCGGGTCACCAACGACGTGGAGACCCTCAACGAGATGTACACCAGCGTGGTGGTCAACCTCTTCCGCGACCTGTTCGTGCTCTTGGGCATCGCCGGCATCATGCTGGCCTACAACGCCCGCCTGGCCCTGACCGCCTTTGCCGTGCTGCCCCTGGTGGTGGTGGCGGCGGCCGTGTTCCGCACCCAGGCGCGGGCGGCCTACCGCCAGGTGCGGGTGCGGCTGGCCCGGATCAACGCCTTCCTGTCCGAGAACATCTCGGGGATGCGGATCATCCAGGTCTTCCGCCGGGAGCGGGAGCAGTTCGCCGAGTTCGACCAGATCAACCGGTCCTACTTCCAGGCCACCATGCGCCAGGTCACCATCTTCGCCGTGTTCCGCCCGGTGATCGACTTCCTGTCGTCCCTGGCCCTGGCCCTGGTGGTGGCCTACGGCGGCGCCCAGGTGCTGGGCCGGCAGCTGGAGCTGGGCGTCCTGGTGGCCTTCATCCAGTACGTGCAGCGGTTCTTCCGGCCCATCACCGAGCTGGCCGAGAAGTTCAACATCCTCCAGTCCGCCATGGCCTCGGCGGAGCGCATCTTCGGGGTCCTGGACACGCCGCCGGCGGTGGTCGACCCCGCCCGTCCCCGGGTGCCGGCCCGGGTGCGGGGAGCCGTGGAGTTCGATCACGTCTGGTTCGCCTACCGGGACGAGGAGTGGGTGCTGCAGGACGTGTCCTTCCGGGTCGAACCCGGCGAGACGGTGGCCTTCGTCGGCCACACGGGCGCCGGCAAGACGTCGATCCTCAGCCTGATGGCCCGCTTCTACGACGTCCAGCGGGGCGCCGTGCGGGTGGACGGCATCGATGTGCGGGAATGGCCCCAGGAGGAGCTGCGCCGCCACATCGCCGTGGTCCAGCAGGACGTGTTCCTGTTCACCGGCACCATCCGCGACAACATCCGCCTCTGGAACCCGGCCATCTCCGACGCCGCCGTGGAGCGGGCCGCCCGGCTCACCCGGGCCGACGAGTTCATCCGGCGCCTGCCGCGGGGCTACGACGAGCCCGTGACGGAGCGGGGTTCGACCCTGTCGGCGGGCCAGCGCCAGCTGCTGGCCTTCGCCCGCGCCCTGGCGTACGATCCCACCATCCTGGTGCTGGACGAGGCCACGGCCAACATCGACACGGAGACGGAGCAGCTGATCCAGGAGGCGCTGCGGCAGCTGACCCGGGGCCGGACCACGCTGATCGTCGCCCACCGGCTCTCCACCATCCAGCACGCGGACCGCATCATCGTGCTGCACCGGGGACGCATCCGGGAGGTGGGCACCCACCGGGAGCTGCTGGCCCGGGGTGGCCTCTACCACCGCCTCTGGCTGCTGCAGCACGGCGAGCAGGAAGAACTGGCCGCCGGGGCCGAAGGGCGGGCCCGGCGCGACGCCTGA
- a CDS encoding ABC transporter ATP-binding protein, translated as MGKRMTFLLRLIRPHWHRYALGVGALLATDVLQLVIPRLVGGFTDALDRGALDMAGVLRYAGLIVGLAIGVGIFRYFWRIYVFGTSWRIERELRERLFGHLLGLSANYFNHHKTGDLMAHATNDLQAVRMAVGPGVLMLADSLMMSTGTLAVMLLTIDWRLTLLGLAPLPLLALSSWGLGRAIHARFRRVQDIFSDLTDRVQENLSGIRVVKAFSRTQAEEQAFERVNRRYLEANLHLHRVDAAFDPLIDFLAGLGFVIVVGYGGSLVLDGIISLGDFVAFISYLGMLVWPMLAVGWVVNLLERGAASMERIDAILAERPEITDAPRPAPVERLAGRIEIRGLTFRYRPELPPALQDLTVTVEPGRTLALIGRTGSGKTTLANLLVRVYDPPAGTVFIDGVDVRQIPLEVLRRDIGYVPQDHFLFSKTIAENIAFAPGQWSREAVVAAARDAQVEEDIRGFPRGFDTPVGERGVTLSGGQRQRISIARALLKDPPILILDDCLSAVDSQTESRILQRLREIMARRTTILISHRVSTVQHADEILVLDGGRVIERGTHQELLARRGEYYRLYRRQRLEEQIAAE; from the coding sequence TTGGGCAAGCGCATGACCTTCCTCCTTCGCCTCATCCGCCCCCACTGGCACCGCTATGCCCTGGGTGTGGGTGCCCTGCTGGCCACCGACGTCCTGCAGCTGGTGATTCCCCGGCTGGTGGGCGGCTTCACCGACGCCCTGGACCGCGGCGCCCTGGACATGGCGGGCGTCCTGCGCTACGCCGGGCTCATCGTCGGCCTGGCCATCGGCGTGGGAATCTTTCGCTATTTCTGGCGGATCTACGTGTTCGGGACCTCGTGGCGGATCGAGCGCGAGCTGCGGGAGCGCCTGTTCGGCCACCTGCTGGGCCTCTCCGCCAACTACTTCAATCATCACAAGACGGGCGACCTCATGGCCCACGCCACCAACGACCTGCAGGCGGTGCGCATGGCCGTGGGCCCCGGCGTGCTGATGCTCGCCGACTCGCTCATGATGAGCACCGGCACCCTGGCGGTGATGCTGCTGACCATCGACTGGCGGCTGACCCTGCTGGGCCTGGCCCCCCTGCCCCTGCTGGCCCTGTCTTCCTGGGGGCTGGGCCGGGCGATCCATGCCCGGTTCCGCCGCGTCCAGGACATCTTCAGCGACCTCACCGACCGGGTGCAGGAGAACCTCTCGGGCATCCGCGTGGTGAAAGCCTTCTCCCGCACCCAGGCGGAAGAACAGGCCTTCGAGCGGGTCAACCGGCGCTACCTGGAGGCCAACCTGCACCTCCACCGGGTGGATGCCGCCTTCGACCCCCTGATCGACTTCCTGGCCGGCCTGGGCTTCGTCATCGTGGTGGGTTACGGCGGGTCGCTGGTGCTGGACGGGATCATCAGCCTGGGCGACTTCGTCGCCTTCATCAGCTACCTGGGCATGCTGGTGTGGCCCATGCTGGCGGTGGGCTGGGTGGTCAACCTGCTGGAGCGCGGCGCCGCCTCCATGGAGCGGATCGATGCCATCCTGGCCGAGCGGCCCGAGATCACCGACGCTCCCCGGCCGGCCCCCGTGGAGCGCCTGGCCGGCCGCATCGAGATCCGCGGCCTCACCTTCCGCTACCGCCCCGAGCTGCCCCCGGCCCTGCAGGACCTGACGGTGACGGTCGAGCCCGGCCGCACCCTGGCTCTGATCGGGCGCACGGGCTCCGGCAAGACCACCCTGGCCAACCTGCTGGTCCGGGTCTACGACCCGCCCGCCGGCACGGTGTTCATCGACGGCGTCGACGTGCGCCAGATCCCGCTGGAGGTGCTGCGCCGGGACATCGGTTACGTGCCCCAGGATCACTTCCTTTTCTCGAAGACCATCGCGGAGAACATCGCCTTCGCCCCCGGCCAGTGGTCCCGGGAGGCCGTGGTGGCGGCGGCCCGCGACGCCCAGGTGGAAGAGGACATCCGCGGTTTTCCCCGGGGCTTCGACACGCCGGTGGGCGAGCGCGGGGTCACCCTCTCCGGCGGCCAGCGCCAGCGGATCAGCATCGCCCGGGCGCTGCTCAAGGACCCGCCGATCCTGATCCTGGACGACTGCCTCTCCGCCGTGGACAGCCAGACGGAGAGCCGCATCCTGCAGCGGCTGCGGGAGATCATGGCCCGCCGCACCACCATCCTGATCTCCCACCGGGTCTCGACGGTCCAGCACGCCGACGAGATCCTGGTGCTGGACGGCGGGCGGGTCATCGAACGGGGCACCCATCAGGAGCTGCTGGCCCGCCGCGGCGAGTACTACCGGCTCTACCGCCGCCAGCGGCTGGAGGAACAGATCGCCGCGGAGTGA
- a CDS encoding ABC transporter permease, with protein MPAPDASSPALLVALVALIAATLRLALPVLITSVGATFTELGGVVNIGLEGMMLFGAFCSAWVGITAGPLAGIVAGALAGAALAVVHAVAAVRFRIDHIVSGVAINLLAAGLVRIGSYRAFGTATTSPRVEGLPALPVPYLGDISPLVPAGLLLILLVWYVQQRTPFGLRLRACGENPLAADTLGVNVEAMRITGVVLSGLFAGLAGSYLVVELNHVYVEGMTQGRGFVALAAMIFGNWSPVGAALASLLFGAAEALSIQANVAIPYQFLEMVPYVVTLLVLAGVMRRSTPPAAVGTHYSRGEE; from the coding sequence ATGCCGGCGCCTGACGCGTCGTCCCCGGCCCTGCTGGTGGCTCTGGTGGCCCTCATCGCCGCCACCCTGCGCCTGGCCCTGCCCGTGCTGATCACCAGCGTGGGCGCCACCTTCACCGAGCTGGGCGGCGTGGTGAACATCGGCCTCGAGGGCATGATGCTGTTCGGAGCCTTCTGCTCCGCCTGGGTGGGCATCACCGCCGGGCCGCTGGCCGGCATCGTGGCGGGCGCCCTGGCGGGCGCCGCCCTGGCCGTGGTGCACGCCGTGGCCGCCGTCCGCTTCCGCATCGACCACATCGTCAGCGGCGTGGCGATCAACCTGCTGGCCGCGGGCCTGGTGCGCATCGGCAGCTACCGGGCCTTCGGCACGGCCACCACGTCCCCCCGGGTCGAAGGGCTGCCGGCGCTGCCCGTACCCTACCTGGGGGACATCTCGCCGCTGGTCCCGGCGGGCCTGCTGTTGATCCTGCTGGTGTGGTACGTCCAGCAACGGACCCCCTTCGGCCTGCGCCTGAGGGCGTGCGGCGAGAACCCCCTGGCGGCCGACACCCTGGGGGTCAACGTGGAGGCCATGCGCATCACCGGCGTGGTGCTGAGCGGCCTGTTCGCCGGGCTGGCCGGATCCTATCTGGTGGTCGAGCTCAACCACGTGTACGTGGAGGGGATGACCCAGGGCCGGGGTTTCGTCGCCCTGGCCGCCATGATCTTCGGTAACTGGTCCCCGGTGGGCGCCGCCCTGGCCTCCCTTTTGTTCGGCGCCGCCGAGGCGCTCTCTATCCAGGCCAACGTGGCCATTCCCTACCAGTTCCTCGAGATGGTGCCCTACGTGGTGACCCTGCTGGTGCTGGCCGGGGTGATGCGGCGGTCGACCCCGCCGGCGGCGGTGGGAACCCACTACAGCCGCGGCGAGGAGTAG
- a CDS encoding ABC transporter permease, translated as MKVARTLLYAAVPVVALVLAGLIGAVVVLLTGGHPLEVLQVMLTYNLSSADSIAGVLSRMTPLILSGLAVALSFRAGLFNIGVEGQYLIAAFTASLAGIYLAGLPAVLHLPLTVLAGVAGGALWAWLPAELKVRRGVHEVISTIMLNFIATSLLLWLIGDVFRDPSQAGTTRVRMPEIAATARIPRIHGLAEALGIHLRPSVALDWFFPVALAMALVVYLLLWRTPLGFELRSVGLNPEAARAAGIPVPAVQRRALLLSGALAGLVGMSDLLGYFGYLDIDFPRGYGFTGIAVALLGANHPAGIVLASFLFAFLQRGGLGVQALADVPREVITVMEGVIILTMLITSAVAGRWLRRWERARILAGQERGATGAGGTGSLAAGPQAGRPGEARPRSGGEAQAAAATGEEGHHAGA; from the coding sequence ATGAAGGTAGCCCGCACGCTGCTCTACGCCGCAGTCCCCGTGGTGGCCCTGGTGCTGGCGGGGCTCATCGGGGCCGTGGTGGTGCTGCTGACGGGCGGCCATCCCCTGGAAGTCCTCCAGGTGATGCTGACCTACAACCTCTCCAGCGCCGACAGCATCGCCGGCGTCCTGTCGCGCATGACCCCCCTGATCCTGTCGGGCCTGGCCGTCGCCCTGAGCTTCCGCGCCGGCCTGTTCAACATCGGGGTGGAAGGCCAGTACCTCATCGCCGCCTTCACCGCCTCCCTGGCCGGCATCTACCTGGCGGGCCTGCCGGCGGTGCTGCACCTGCCCCTGACCGTCCTGGCGGGCGTGGCCGGCGGGGCCCTGTGGGCCTGGCTGCCTGCGGAGCTCAAGGTGCGGCGCGGGGTGCACGAGGTCATCAGCACCATCATGCTGAACTTCATCGCCACGTCGCTGCTGCTCTGGCTGATCGGGGACGTCTTCCGCGACCCCAGCCAGGCGGGCACCACGCGTGTCCGCATGCCCGAGATCGCCGCCACGGCCCGCATCCCGCGCATCCACGGGCTGGCCGAGGCGCTGGGCATCCACCTGCGCCCGTCGGTGGCTCTGGACTGGTTCTTCCCCGTGGCCCTGGCCATGGCCCTGGTGGTCTACCTGCTGCTCTGGCGGACCCCCCTGGGCTTCGAATTGCGGTCCGTGGGACTCAACCCCGAGGCCGCCCGGGCGGCCGGGATCCCCGTGCCCGCCGTGCAGCGCCGGGCCCTCCTGCTCAGCGGCGCGCTGGCCGGCCTGGTCGGCATGTCGGACCTGCTGGGCTACTTCGGTTACCTGGACATCGATTTCCCGCGCGGTTACGGCTTCACGGGGATCGCCGTCGCCCTTTTGGGCGCGAACCACCCTGCGGGCATCGTGCTGGCGTCGTTCCTCTTCGCGTTCCTGCAGCGGGGCGGCCTGGGCGTGCAGGCCCTGGCCGACGTGCCGCGCGAGGTCATCACGGTGATGGAAGGCGTCATCATCCTGACCATGCTGATCACCTCGGCCGTGGCGGGCCGCTGGCTGCGCCGCTGGGAGCGGGCTCGCATCCTGGCCGGCCAGGAACGGGGCGCCACCGGCGCGGGAGGAACGGGCTCCCTGGCCGCCGGCCCGCAGGCGGGGCGGCCCGGCGAAGCCCGGCCGCGTTCCGGCGGGGAGGCCCAGGCGGCCGCCGCCACGGGAGAGGAGGGACACCATGCCGGCGCCTGA
- a CDS encoding ABC transporter ATP-binding protein: MPDAEWMLEVRHITKRFPGLVANDDISFAVRRGEIHAIVGENGAGKSTLMKILAGLYEPDAGEVRLEGRPVRLRGPRHAAQLGIGMVHQHFMLVPRFTVTENVVLGSEPGSAARLDLAAARARVAELARRYHLDVDPDARVAGLSVGQQQRVEILKVLYRGAQLLILDEPTAVLVPQEVEELFRHLRELRQQGKTVLFISHKLDEVLAIADRITVLRRGRVIGTVEAREATKPHLAEMMVGRPVLFHLDRPAPPPQQEPAPLLSLQDVTCVEGSRTVLEDIRITVYPGEIYAIAGVEGNGQAELVQVVTGLRPVTRGRVEIFGRDASGWSVARRRAEGVAVIPEDRHRQALVLPMTLWENAMLGSHRDRTWRRGWFYHPRSIRERVARYVARYDVRTPSLDVPAAALSGGNQQKLILARELERQPRLIVAAQPTRGLDVGAIEFVWGQLLAARARGLGILLISADLEEILALADRVGVLVRGRLAGELSREEATAERLGRLMLAGGETA, from the coding sequence GTGCCCGACGCGGAGTGGATGCTGGAGGTCCGCCACATCACCAAGCGCTTTCCGGGCCTGGTGGCCAACGACGACATCAGCTTTGCCGTCCGCCGCGGTGAGATCCACGCCATCGTAGGCGAAAACGGCGCCGGCAAGTCGACCCTGATGAAGATCCTGGCCGGGCTGTACGAGCCCGATGCCGGGGAGGTGCGCCTAGAGGGGCGGCCGGTACGCCTGCGCGGCCCGCGCCACGCGGCCCAGCTGGGCATCGGCATGGTCCACCAGCACTTCATGCTGGTGCCGCGCTTCACCGTGACGGAGAACGTGGTGCTCGGCAGCGAGCCGGGATCCGCGGCCCGGCTGGACCTGGCGGCCGCCCGGGCCCGGGTGGCCGAGCTCGCCCGCCGCTACCATCTGGACGTGGACCCCGATGCCCGGGTAGCCGGGCTTTCCGTGGGCCAGCAGCAGCGGGTGGAGATCCTCAAGGTGCTCTACCGGGGCGCCCAGCTGCTCATCCTTGACGAGCCCACGGCGGTGCTGGTGCCCCAGGAGGTGGAGGAGCTCTTCCGCCACCTCAGGGAGCTGCGCCAGCAGGGGAAGACGGTGCTCTTCATCAGCCACAAGCTGGACGAGGTGCTGGCCATCGCCGACCGCATCACGGTGCTGCGCCGCGGCCGGGTGATCGGGACGGTGGAGGCCCGGGAAGCCACCAAGCCCCATCTGGCCGAGATGATGGTGGGGCGCCCGGTGCTCTTCCACCTGGACCGGCCCGCGCCGCCGCCGCAGCAAGAACCGGCACCCCTCCTCTCCCTGCAGGACGTGACCTGCGTCGAGGGGTCGCGCACCGTGCTTGAGGACATCCGCATCACGGTGTACCCCGGCGAGATCTACGCCATCGCCGGGGTGGAGGGCAACGGCCAGGCGGAGCTGGTCCAGGTGGTCACCGGACTGCGCCCGGTGACCCGCGGGCGGGTCGAGATCTTCGGCCGGGACGCCTCGGGGTGGAGCGTGGCCCGGCGCCGGGCCGAGGGCGTGGCGGTGATTCCCGAAGACCGCCACCGCCAGGCGCTGGTCTTGCCCATGACCCTGTGGGAGAACGCCATGCTGGGCAGCCACCGCGACCGCACCTGGCGCCGCGGCTGGTTCTACCACCCCCGCTCCATCCGGGAGCGGGTCGCCCGGTACGTGGCCCGCTACGACGTGCGCACCCCTTCCCTCGACGTGCCCGCCGCCGCCCTCTCGGGGGGCAACCAGCAGAAGCTGATCCTGGCCCGGGAGCTGGAACGGCAGCCCCGGCTGATCGTGGCGGCCCAGCCCACCCGCGGCCTGGACGTGGGTGCCATCGAGTTCGTCTGGGGGCAGTTGCTGGCCGCCCGGGCCCGCGGGCTGGGGATCCTCTTGATCTCGGCGGACCTGGAGGAGATCCTGGCCCTCGCCGATCGGGTGGGCGTGCTGGTGCGGGGCCGGCTGGCGGGCGAGCTCTCCCGGGAAGAGGCCACGGCCGAGCGGCTGGGCCGGTTGATGCTGGCGGGGGGTGAGACGGCATGA
- a CDS encoding BMP family lipoprotein — MVAGSLILSACGGGGGGSQDQGGNGGGGGQETKVRVGLVYDVGGRGDQSFNDMAYAGLEKAIQEFGDKVEAQDAEPDAGGQNREDLLRTFADQGYDLVIGVGFLFTDAITAVAKEYPEVKFAIVDSCPEEPLDNVACLTFKEHEGSFLVGAAAALKTQTGTIGFVGGMKTPLIERFEAGYRAGAKYINPDIKVLSDYAGTTGEAFNNPTKGRELALAQIQQGADVIYHAAGGTGKGVFEAVKQQGKLAIGVDADQSLTAPDYADVILTSMVKRVDVAVYDVIRSVVEDNFKAGLHAYGLKEDGVGYAVNDKNRSLIEDITAQLDELKEKIISGEIQVPETPGDV, encoded by the coding sequence ATGGTGGCGGGATCCCTCATCCTCTCCGCGTGCGGCGGGGGTGGAGGCGGCTCCCAGGACCAGGGTGGCAACGGCGGCGGCGGCGGCCAGGAAACCAAGGTGCGCGTCGGCCTGGTGTACGACGTGGGCGGCCGGGGCGACCAGTCGTTCAACGACATGGCCTACGCCGGCCTGGAAAAGGCGATCCAGGAGTTCGGCGACAAGGTCGAGGCCCAGGACGCCGAACCCGACGCCGGCGGCCAGAACCGGGAAGACCTGCTGCGGACTTTTGCAGACCAGGGCTATGACCTGGTGATCGGCGTCGGCTTCCTCTTCACCGATGCCATCACCGCCGTGGCGAAGGAATATCCGGAGGTCAAGTTCGCCATCGTCGACTCCTGCCCCGAGGAGCCCCTGGACAACGTGGCCTGCCTGACCTTCAAGGAACATGAAGGCTCCTTCCTGGTCGGCGCGGCCGCGGCCCTCAAGACCCAGACCGGCACCATCGGCTTCGTGGGCGGCATGAAGACGCCTCTGATCGAGCGGTTCGAGGCCGGCTACCGGGCCGGTGCCAAGTACATCAACCCGGACATCAAGGTCCTGTCCGACTACGCCGGCACCACCGGCGAAGCGTTCAACAATCCCACCAAGGGCCGCGAGCTGGCCCTGGCCCAGATCCAGCAGGGCGCCGACGTGATCTACCACGCGGCCGGCGGCACCGGCAAGGGCGTGTTCGAGGCCGTCAAGCAGCAGGGCAAGCTGGCCATCGGCGTCGACGCCGACCAGTCGCTGACGGCGCCGGACTACGCCGACGTGATCCTGACCTCCATGGTGAAGCGGGTCGACGTGGCCGTCTACGACGTCATCCGCTCCGTGGTGGAAGACAACTTCAAGGCCGGCCTCCACGCCTACGGCCTGAAGGAAGACGGCGTCGGCTACGCCGTCAACGACAAGAACCGCTCCCTGATCGAGGACATCACCGCCCAGCTGGACGAGCTCAAGGAGAAGATCATCAGCGGCGAGATTCAGGTGCCCGAGACGCCGGGCGACGTGTGA
- a CDS encoding DNA-3-methyladenine glycosylase has protein sequence MDAIPLGPVVEASFYRRPAAELAPALLGLELVHETPEGLASGIIVETEAYQGPEDRGAHSFGGRRTARTEVMFGPAGHAYVFSIYGMHHCFNVVAAEPGKPQAVLVRALEPRRGLALMARRRCAGGDRLARPGVLTGGPGRLCQALGITRGQYGLPLFDPASPLRIHYPRPPFTVAAVARGPRINIDYAGEWKDVPWRFWVAGNPHVSRP, from the coding sequence GTGGACGCGATCCCCCTGGGTCCCGTGGTGGAGGCCTCCTTCTACCGCCGGCCTGCGGCCGAGCTGGCACCGGCCCTTCTCGGCCTTGAGCTGGTGCACGAAACGCCGGAAGGCCTGGCCAGCGGCATCATCGTGGAGACCGAGGCCTACCAGGGACCGGAAGACCGGGGCGCCCACTCCTTCGGCGGCCGCCGCACGGCCCGCACGGAGGTGATGTTCGGCCCTGCCGGCCATGCCTACGTGTTTTCCATTTACGGCATGCACCACTGCTTCAACGTGGTGGCCGCCGAGCCCGGCAAGCCGCAGGCCGTCCTGGTGCGCGCCCTGGAACCCCGGCGCGGCCTGGCCCTCATGGCCCGCCGCCGCTGCGCCGGCGGGGACCGGCTCGCGCGGCCCGGCGTCCTCACGGGCGGACCCGGCCGGCTCTGCCAGGCATTGGGCATCACCCGCGGGCAGTACGGCCTGCCCCTCTTCGATCCGGCCTCCCCCCTGCGGATACACTACCCTCGCCCGCCCTTCACGGTGGCGGCCGTGGCGCGCGGGCCAAGGATCAACATCGACTACGCGGGCGAGTGGAAGGACGTGCCCTGGCGGTTCTGGGTGGCCGGCAACCCCCACGTGTCCCGCCCGTAG